The sequence AACATTCACGCCCTTTCGCATCACCTCTTCGACGGCCCCAAGTACTGCTTCTTTCGCTTCGGGCACATGCCAATCCAGAATATGGCGATTGCGTACGTCCTGACTGCCAAATCCCAGGTATTCCTCGTGATTTTTGTTCCACATGACCAGGCGTAGTTCAGGATAGGTGTACAGATAGAAGATCCCTGGAAGACTCTCGAGCATTGCGCGAGTGAACGCCTGTTCACGAAGCAGCGCAGACTCCGCGTCCTTCATGGGGGTGATGTCCGTGTGCGTCCCAAGCAGGCGAAGCGGCCGGCCTTCTTTGTCCCATTCCACTATCTTCCCGGCGGATAGGACCCACTTCCAGTCTCCCGATTTGGTCTTTTGCCGGAATTCCGCGCGGAACTCGGGACGTTTTCCCTCGATGTACTCCTGATACGCCTGTTGGATCCTCTCCAAATCGTCGGGATGAATCCGGTCGCGCCAATTAAGGCCTGACTCCTTGAATTCCTCCAGCGTATAGCCAAGTATCTCGGCATACTCGGCGCCAACGACGGATTCTTCGGTTTGTACATTCAGGTCAAACAAACCCTGTTCAGCCGCCATCATCGCGAGCCGCACTCGTTCTTCACTTCGCCGGAGTTCTTCTTCCGCCGTGCGTTCCTTCGTTTGATCGCGAAAGACCAACACGACCCCGGTGATTGTCCCGGCTTCGTCGCGGATAGGCGCGCCGCTATCGGCTATGGGGCGCTCGGTGCCATCTCGCGCGATCAAGATCGTGTGATTGGCGAGTCCCACAATCTTGCCTTCTCGCAAGACGCGTTGTGCCGGGCTCTCGGGGACTTCGCCCGTCTCTTCCGACACAATCCGAAAGACTTCCTCCAGAAGAACCCCCTTGGCCTCGGTTTCTTTCCAACCTGTGAGCTGCTCCGCCACAGGATTCATCTGTACGACACGGCTTTCCTTGTCTGCGGTGATGACCGCATCGCCGATGCTATACAAAATGGTGCGGTACTCTTCCTGGGCTTCACGCCGGGCCCGTTCCGCCCTGAAGAGACTACGAAAGATATCCGTTTGCCGCAGTCGATACAGGTATGCGATACCCATCGCCATAAGACCCAAAAGCAAGGCGACGACAACGGCTATTTCCGCAGCCCTGTACCTGGCCTCGCTTAGAATTTCGTCCAGGTCAACTTTAGAAACGATAAACCACGGCGAGTGGGGTACGGGTTTCAGGTCTGCCAATACTTGGATGCCCCGATAGTCAAGGCCTTCAAATGGGCCCTGCTTTCCCTGCACCGCTTGCGCCGCAGGTAAATCGGACCTGGTAACTGGAAATCTGAGTTCGAGTGCCGATCCCTTTTTATGCCGAAGCTCGTTGAGAAACACCACATCCTGTCCCTGCCGTTCGACAAGTAGCGTCTCGGCACTGGGGCTGGGGGTCGGCCACATCTGGAGTAAGGGGTACAGGTAATCATCCGCATCGCACCGGAGGACTAGATGCGCCATGAGGCGCCCAGCGTCGTCAAACACCGGACCGACTATGTCCACATAGACGTCGCCGTCATCCGCGCGATAGAAATCCGAGATGACCACGTCTCGTTGCTTCAGAGCAGCATTAACTGCATCCTTAACGATGGGAGGTACAGGGTCTGCCTTGTCTGACGCCGATACCAGAACCGTAGTGTCCGGCGTCAACAATTGCGCATCGGTATATCCGTATGCCTTCTGCTCAAGTTGCAGCCTGGATTTCCATTCTTCGCGCCTGCCAGGGACATCAGGATCTTCGAGGAACTCCCTCAGCGCCCGCCGGAAAAAGGGACTCCCTACGGTGTTCATCGCGTCGCCAATACGTTCTTTTCTCCATTGGATGATCTGACTCACCTTCAGATTTCCAATGGCAGACAATGCGTCTTGCTTTTCGTCGCGGATCTCTTTGGCTTCGCGCTGGTAATAGAAGAATCCGCCGATGGCAAGTACGAGGGCAAACGCGATATACAACAAGACCCAAACGCGCCATGAGGCGCCTTTGTGAAGCGTAGCCTCAGGCATCCGCCAAACCTCCCCCTAATCCCAATGGAGCCGACAGACCGGTTCTGGGCATGGTCATGGTAATTTGCGAGGGCAACGCAGGCAAAGCCCTTCGCCCCCTCTGTCAATCACCCCCTACAAATACTATATCGCAGAATGCGGCAAATGTGATACGCAATTCATGAGAAACAGGCATGAGTGAGGCGCTCACCGCCGCCAATTGCCCGGAGGCGGGCTCGTCGGCTACCATGCCGCGTCTGTCCAATGCGTTGCTCCATGCGCACAGACGCGTCCGGGCCAGGGGCAGCAATGTACTGATCGGGAGAAAGCACCATGCAGGCAGTGATCATGGCGGCGGGCAAGTCCACGCGCACCTATCCTTTGACTCTCACGCGCCCAAAGGCGTTGCTGAAGATTGCGAATCGGACCATCCTGGAACACCAACTCCGCGCGCTGCGGGGAATCGCGGATGAGGTCGTTTTAATTGTCTCTTACCTCAAGGAAATGATTGTCGAACGGTTTGGGAATTCCTTCGAGGGTCTCCCCATCCGGTATGTCGAGCAGACGGAGCAATTGGGTACGGGCCACGCCATTCTGCAATGCGCGGAAGTCATACGCGGTCCGTTCCTCGCCATGAACGGTGACGACCTATACGATCCCAAAGATCTTGCCCGTCTTGCTCAGACCGGCCAAGGCGCGCTGGCGATGAACGTTCCCGACCCGCGGTTGTACGGCATCTATGAAGTCGATGCGGAAGGGTGTGCCGTGCGGATCGTCGAGAAGCCCACGGAAATCTTCTCCACACTGGCAAACGTTGGCGCTTACAAGTTTGGGCGCGATGTGTTCGACATACTGAAATCGACGCCAAGATCCGAGCGTGGCGAAATCGAGATCACTTCGGCTGTCCAAACTTTGGCGCACCAAGGCCGCTTCAGAGTCGTGGATATGGAAGGCTACTGGCTGCCCATTGGGTATCCGTGGCATTTGCTTGATGCGAACGCGTATTTCCTTGAACACCTCCTCACTCCGGGAATCGAAGGCGAAGTGAGTCCGGCTGCGCATCTCACCGGCCCGGTTTACGTTGGACCGGGTTCGGTCATTCGAAGCGGCGTTGTCATTGACGGCCCGGTCTACATCGGCGCAAACGCCACGATTGGCCCCAACTGCTGGATCCGCCCTGGAAGCACCATAGGTGACCACTGCCGCGTTGGGCATTCGGTCGAAATAAAGAACTCTATCCTGATGGATTACGCGGCGGCTCCGCACCTGAGTTATGTCGGCGATAGCGTTATCGGGGAGCATACCAACCTCGGAGCAGGCACAATCACGGCAAACGTGCGTCATGACGGCGGAACCATCCCGACCGTCGTGAAGGGCGAGACTGTCGACACCGGCCGCAAGAAGCTGGGGTGTATCTTCGCGGACCACGTGCACACCGGGATCAACACCTCCATTTACCCTGGCCGCATGTTCTGGCCAAACACGTTTTCATTCCCCGGCGAGGCCGTGCGCAAACATGTCACGGAAACGAAGCGCCTGCCTCAACGTTGATAGTCAAAGTACGGCGTTCAATCACTGGCTCTATTCTTGACAGGTCTGCATACAGATCCTATTATTGCGACACATTGGCGATGAGCCAAGTCCTATTTGATGATTCATCGAGGGAGGAAGACCATGAAAAGGCCCGCAGCATACGCATCCCTGGTAGTAGCGCTCGCGGTAGTATCCGTATTTGGCGTCTTACCGGCGGCCCAAGCCGACGAGAGCGTTTCGTCCGGCCTTTTTGGCGGATTTGACGAAGGCCGCTGGAGAATTGAAGTGGGTGGCGCATCCGGTTTTGATTCGGGTAAGCGCGACCGCAATGGCGATTCCGTGATCACGGGTAACGTGGAATACGAGTGGCCCGTGTTTGCCCGTTGCACCCTGGGGCTACGCGCCTATCCGCTGTTCATCTACAACCAGGATGATGGCGATCCGACGGTGTGGGGCGGTGGCGTCGGCGTAGTCGGTCGAATCTACCAGCACAAAGAGGAGCGCACCGGGTTCTTCGTGGAAGGCGGCGTTGCCATCCTGGGACACGCCAACGAGATTGAAGACAATTCGTCCAACATCAATTTCCTACCGCAAGCGGGCGTAGGCTACCAATGGAAATCGGGTTGGCATACTACGATTCAGATTCAGCACATTTCCAACGGATCGTTGGCCAGCGAAAATGCCGGCGCGAACAGCATCGGTGTTGCCGTAGGTTTCACGTTCTAGCCTGAGGGAAGTTGCATTGAATAGGCCCGCCGGCCACCGGCGGGTCTTTTATTTTTCCTTCACGGCCTTGGAGAGCAGTGAGAACA is a genomic window of Candidatus Hydrogenedentota bacterium containing:
- a CDS encoding PAS domain S-box protein, with protein sequence MPEATLHKGASWRVWVLLYIAFALVLAIGGFFYYQREAKEIRDEKQDALSAIGNLKVSQIIQWRKERIGDAMNTVGSPFFRRALREFLEDPDVPGRREEWKSRLQLEQKAYGYTDAQLLTPDTTVLVSASDKADPVPPIVKDAVNAALKQRDVVISDFYRADDGDVYVDIVGPVFDDAGRLMAHLVLRCDADDYLYPLLQMWPTPSPSAETLLVERQGQDVVFLNELRHKKGSALELRFPVTRSDLPAAQAVQGKQGPFEGLDYRGIQVLADLKPVPHSPWFIVSKVDLDEILSEARYRAAEIAVVVALLLGLMAMGIAYLYRLRQTDIFRSLFRAERARREAQEEYRTILYSIGDAVITADKESRVVQMNPVAEQLTGWKETEAKGVLLEEVFRIVSEETGEVPESPAQRVLREGKIVGLANHTILIARDGTERPIADSGAPIRDEAGTITGVVLVFRDQTKERTAEEELRRSEERVRLAMMAAEQGLFDLNVQTEESVVGAEYAEILGYTLEEFKESGLNWRDRIHPDDLERIQQAYQEYIEGKRPEFRAEFRQKTKSGDWKWVLSAGKIVEWDKEGRPLRLLGTHTDITPMKDAESALLREQAFTRAMLESLPGIFYLYTYPELRLVMWNKNHEEYLGFGSQDVRNRHILDWHVPEAKEAVLGAVEEVMRKGVNVLEAPLMSKDGRAIPFFMTGVRFEAQGQLYLMGFGIDISERKHAEEEKAKLESQLVQAQKMEAVGQLAGGVAHDFNNMLSVILGHCELALAALDSAHPVRESITEIMKAGRRSADLTRQLLAFARKQTIAPQVLDLTDTVATMLKMLSRLIGEDIDLLWKPSHHRLPVKMDPAQLNQILANLVVNSRDAIVDVGKITIETGSAEFDREYCEDHIGFIPGKYVLLAVSDNGCGMDKETQERLFEPFFTTKEIGKGTGLGLATVYGIVKQNGGFVNVYSEPGQGTTFRIYFPLLETDEKTSEPAREIAELPRGVETVLVVEDEAALLRLAQRMLERLGYTVLVASNPVEAIETAAKHQAEIHLLITDVVMPGMTGRDTWRRLREIRPNLRCLFMSGYTANVIAHQGVLDEGVHFLQKPFTEEALARKIREALQD
- a CDS encoding NTP transferase domain-containing protein, whose product is MQAVIMAAGKSTRTYPLTLTRPKALLKIANRTILEHQLRALRGIADEVVLIVSYLKEMIVERFGNSFEGLPIRYVEQTEQLGTGHAILQCAEVIRGPFLAMNGDDLYDPKDLARLAQTGQGALAMNVPDPRLYGIYEVDAEGCAVRIVEKPTEIFSTLANVGAYKFGRDVFDILKSTPRSERGEIEITSAVQTLAHQGRFRVVDMEGYWLPIGYPWHLLDANAYFLEHLLTPGIEGEVSPAAHLTGPVYVGPGSVIRSGVVIDGPVYIGANATIGPNCWIRPGSTIGDHCRVGHSVEIKNSILMDYAAAPHLSYVGDSVIGEHTNLGAGTITANVRHDGGTIPTVVKGETVDTGRKKLGCIFADHVHTGINTSIYPGRMFWPNTFSFPGEAVRKHVTETKRLPQR
- a CDS encoding acyloxyacyl hydrolase translates to MKRPAAYASLVVALAVVSVFGVLPAAQADESVSSGLFGGFDEGRWRIEVGGASGFDSGKRDRNGDSVITGNVEYEWPVFARCTLGLRAYPLFIYNQDDGDPTVWGGGVGVVGRIYQHKEERTGFFVEGGVAILGHANEIEDNSSNINFLPQAGVGYQWKSGWHTTIQIQHISNGSLASENAGANSIGVAVGFTF